From the genome of bacterium:
AGAATGGCGCATGAAAAAAACAAAGGACAAAAGAAGGATAAGAAAGAGGCTAAGCTCTCATTAAAGGAAAAGAGAAAGCAGAAGAAGCAGAAGAAGAATGAAAGTTGATAAGAAATCCACAGAAAAAATTTGCGGCTTTCAATATCATGAACTTGGTTTTGCGAAAGTAGATACACATAGAAGTCTTCGCATGGGAACTGATGAGGTTATTTTCTGTATTGGGAAAACTCTCTCTCAGATAGTAAAGATTGCGCAAGTTATTTTGGAAAGCAATAATAGGCTCATTGCTACAAAGGCGAATCGCGAAGTTTTTAAGGCAATAAAGTCGAGATGGAGTAAGGCAGTATTTCATGAGAAAGCCTCTATAATTACAGTTAATAAATTCCCTAAGAAGAAGACAAATAAGAATATTCTTATACTTACAGCTGGTACCGCTGATATCCCTGTTGCAGAGGAGGCCTCAGTTACTGCGGAATTTCTTGGAAATAATGTAAAAAAGATCTATGACGTTGGTGTTGCAGGAATACACAGGCTGTTTAAGAATCTAGGGGAAATTCAGTCTGCAAACGTTATTATTGTAGTTGCCGGAATGGAGGGAGCTCTTGCCAGCGTTGTGGGAGGCATTACTCCAAAACCTGTTATTGGGGTGCCGACAAGTGTTGGATATGGTGCTAGTTTTTCTGGCATTACACCTCTTCTTACAATGCTCAATAGCTGTGCTGAAGGTGTTGTAGTTGTAAATATAGATAACGGGTTTGGTGCTGGTTATTTTGCAAGTCTTATAAATAAATAATACTATCCTTTGCCAGCATTGCTGAGCCTATTATACCTGCTTCCTCACCAAGCTGGGTGTGAACGATCTGGATTTTTTCTGCAAGGAAGGGAAAAACTCGTTCTTTAATCATATCTCTAAG
Proteins encoded in this window:
- the larB gene encoding nickel pincer cofactor biosynthesis protein LarB; protein product: MKVDKKSTEKICGFQYHELGFAKVDTHRSLRMGTDEVIFCIGKTLSQIVKIAQVILESNNRLIATKANREVFKAIKSRWSKAVFHEKASIITVNKFPKKKTNKNILILTAGTADIPVAEEASVTAEFLGNNVKKIYDVGVAGIHRLFKNLGEIQSANVIIVVAGMEGALASVVGGITPKPVIGVPTSVGYGASFSGITPLLTMLNSCAEGVVVVNIDNGFGAGYFASLINK